A genomic stretch from Theobroma cacao cultivar B97-61/B2 chromosome 4, Criollo_cocoa_genome_V2, whole genome shotgun sequence includes:
- the LOC18601982 gene encoding protein DETOXIFICATION 8 isoform X2 — protein MEEALLGGREEEKWRATWSAFWEELKMVSYIAVPMVAVMVSQYLSQVISLMMVGHLGELALSGIAIASSVTNVTGFSFVFGMAGALETLCGQAYGAQQYQKLGTYTNCSMVSIIPVCNPICFLWIFMDQLLVLLGQDFEVAMGLIPPMFLSSCAALCLHIPVCWILLHKTNLGIIGAPLSTGLSFWFNVVLLGIYMRYSSSCDRSRALIFNDIFLSIKEFFSFALPSAVMVCLEWWSFEVLKLLSGLLPDSVFETSVLSICLTTTSFHYLVPYGISAAASTRVSNELGAGNPQAARLSVSAAMVLAAIEPIMVAITLFCCRYVYGYLFSNEKEVVNYVREMIPLLCIWVIMDSVQAVLSGVARGTGWQHIGAYVNLGAYYLLGVPVAVVLCFALNLRGKGLWIGILAGSTVQASLLALVTGLTNWQKQVFCYKMVDVIYVESSLILQTKHNFVENCRQAMQGRECWRGVSQPTMNRLEQAENRGKERR, from the exons ATGGAAGAGGCATTGCTAGGtggaagagaggaagaaaaatggagggCAACGTGGAGTGCCTTTTGGGAGGAGCTAAAGATGGTGAGCTATATTGCGGTGCCGATGGTGGCGGTGATGGTGTCGCAGTACCTTTCGCAGGTCATATCGTTGATGATGGTTGGACACCTTGGGGAGCTTGCTCTTTCCGGGATTGCCATAGCTTCCTCCGTCACTAATGTCACTGGCTTCAGCTTTGTA TTTGGAATGGCTGGTGCACTGGAAACTCTATGTGGACAAGCTTATGGAGCACAACAATATCAAAAGCTTGGAACTTACACTAACTGTTCAATGGTTTCTATCATTCCAGTTTGTAATCCAATATGTTTTCTCTGGATATTCATGGACCAGCTGTTAGTATTGTTGGGTCAGGACTTTGAAGTTGCAATG GGCTTGATCCCTCCCATGTTCTTGAGCTCTTGTGCAGCTCTATGTCTCCATATACCCGTCTGCTGGATTCTACTACACAAAACAAATCTAGGAATTATTGGGGCGCCTTTATCAACCGGATTATCTTTCTGGTTTAATGTAGTATTGCTTGGGATTTACATGAGATACTCTTCATCATGTGACAGGTCCCGTGCCCTCATCTTCAACGACATTTTCTTAAGCATCAAGGAGTTTTTTAGCTTTGCACTCCCTTCTGCTGTGATGGTTTG TCTTGAGTGGTGGTCATTTGAGGTACTTAAACTGCTATCAGGACTTTTACCAGATTCAGTGTTTGAGACATCAGTTCTTTCCATATG CCTTACAACCACTTCATTTCACTACCTCGTACCATATGGGATTAGTGCTGCTGCAAG CACTCGGGTCTCAAATGAACTAGGAGCTGGAAATCCACAAGCAGCTAGACTATCTGTAAGTGCGGCAATGGTACTTGCAGCGATAGAGCCAATCATGGTGGCAATTACTCTCTTTTGTTGCCGCTACGTTTATGGATACTTATTTAGCAACGAAAAGGAAGTTGTCAATTATGTTAGAGAAATGATTCCGCTACTTTGCATCTGGGTTATAATGGACAGCGTACAAGCAGTACTTTCTG GTGTTGCCAGAGGAACTGGGTGGCAGCACATCGGAGCCTATGTGAATCTTGGTGCATATTACCTTTTAGGAGTTCCAGTAGCTGTGGTGTTGTGTTTTGCTCTAAATTTGAGAGGGAAGGGGCTTTGGATTGGAATATTGGCAGGGTCTACGGTTCAAGCATCGCTCCTTGCTCTCGTTACTGGCTTAACAAATTGGCAAAAACAGGTTTTCTGTTATAAAATGGTCGATGTAATATATGTAGAGAGTAGCTTAATTCTGCAGACAAAGCATAACTTTGTTGAAAATTGCAGGCAAGCAATGCAAGGGAGAGAATGTTGGAGGGGAGTGTCCCAGCCAACAATGAATCGGCTTGAACAAGCAGAAAacagaggaaaggaaaggcgATGA
- the LOC18601982 gene encoding protein DETOXIFICATION 8 isoform X3: protein MEEALLGGREEEKWRATWSAFWEELKMVSYIAVPMVAVMVSQYLSQVISLMMVGHLGELALSGIAIASSVTNVTGFSFVFGMAGALETLCGQAYGAQQYQKLGTYTNCSMVSIIPVCNPICFLWIFMDQLLVLLGQDFEVAMVACSYSIWLIPGLFAYPFLQSLIRYFQCQGLIPPMFLSSCAALCLHIPVCWILLHKTNLGIIGAPLSTGLSFWFNVVLLGIYMRYSSSCDRSRALIFNDIFLSIKEFFSFALPSAVMVCLEWWSFEVLKLLSGLLPDSVFETSVLSICLTTTSFHYLVPYGISAAASTRVSNELGAGNPQAARLSVSAAMVLAAIEPIMVAITLFCCRYVYGYLFSNEKEVVNYVREMIPLLCIWVIMDSVQAVLSGVARGTGWQHIGAYVNLGAYYLLGVPVAVVLCFALNLRGKGLWIGILAGSTVQASLLALVTGLTNWQKQASNARERMLEGSVPANNESA, encoded by the exons ATGGAAGAGGCATTGCTAGGtggaagagaggaagaaaaatggagggCAACGTGGAGTGCCTTTTGGGAGGAGCTAAAGATGGTGAGCTATATTGCGGTGCCGATGGTGGCGGTGATGGTGTCGCAGTACCTTTCGCAGGTCATATCGTTGATGATGGTTGGACACCTTGGGGAGCTTGCTCTTTCCGGGATTGCCATAGCTTCCTCCGTCACTAATGTCACTGGCTTCAGCTTTGTA TTTGGAATGGCTGGTGCACTGGAAACTCTATGTGGACAAGCTTATGGAGCACAACAATATCAAAAGCTTGGAACTTACACTAACTGTTCAATGGTTTCTATCATTCCAGTTTGTAATCCAATATGTTTTCTCTGGATATTCATGGACCAGCTGTTAGTATTGTTGGGTCAGGACTTTGAAGTTGCAATGGTAGCTTGCAGTTATTCAATCTGGCTTATACCTGGATTGTTTGCCTATCCATTTCTCCAGTCATTAATTCGCTATTTCCAGTGTCAGGGCTTGATCCCTCCCATGTTCTTGAGCTCTTGTGCAGCTCTATGTCTCCATATACCCGTCTGCTGGATTCTACTACACAAAACAAATCTAGGAATTATTGGGGCGCCTTTATCAACCGGATTATCTTTCTGGTTTAATGTAGTATTGCTTGGGATTTACATGAGATACTCTTCATCATGTGACAGGTCCCGTGCCCTCATCTTCAACGACATTTTCTTAAGCATCAAGGAGTTTTTTAGCTTTGCACTCCCTTCTGCTGTGATGGTTTG TCTTGAGTGGTGGTCATTTGAGGTACTTAAACTGCTATCAGGACTTTTACCAGATTCAGTGTTTGAGACATCAGTTCTTTCCATATG CCTTACAACCACTTCATTTCACTACCTCGTACCATATGGGATTAGTGCTGCTGCAAG CACTCGGGTCTCAAATGAACTAGGAGCTGGAAATCCACAAGCAGCTAGACTATCTGTAAGTGCGGCAATGGTACTTGCAGCGATAGAGCCAATCATGGTGGCAATTACTCTCTTTTGTTGCCGCTACGTTTATGGATACTTATTTAGCAACGAAAAGGAAGTTGTCAATTATGTTAGAGAAATGATTCCGCTACTTTGCATCTGGGTTATAATGGACAGCGTACAAGCAGTACTTTCTG GTGTTGCCAGAGGAACTGGGTGGCAGCACATCGGAGCCTATGTGAATCTTGGTGCATATTACCTTTTAGGAGTTCCAGTAGCTGTGGTGTTGTGTTTTGCTCTAAATTTGAGAGGGAAGGGGCTTTGGATTGGAATATTGGCAGGGTCTACGGTTCAAGCATCGCTCCTTGCTCTCGTTACTGGCTTAACAAATTGGCAAAAACAG GCAAGCAATGCAAGGGAGAGAATGTTGGAGGGGAGTGTCCCAGCCAACAATGAATCGGCTTGA
- the LOC18601982 gene encoding protein DETOXIFICATION 8 isoform X1, which translates to MEEALLGGREEEKWRATWSAFWEELKMVSYIAVPMVAVMVSQYLSQVISLMMVGHLGELALSGIAIASSVTNVTGFSFVFGMAGALETLCGQAYGAQQYQKLGTYTNCSMVSIIPVCNPICFLWIFMDQLLVLLGQDFEVAMVACSYSIWLIPGLFAYPFLQSLIRYFQCQGLIPPMFLSSCAALCLHIPVCWILLHKTNLGIIGAPLSTGLSFWFNVVLLGIYMRYSSSCDRSRALIFNDIFLSIKEFFSFALPSAVMVCLEWWSFEVLKLLSGLLPDSVFETSVLSICLTTTSFHYLVPYGISAAASTRVSNELGAGNPQAARLSVSAAMVLAAIEPIMVAITLFCCRYVYGYLFSNEKEVVNYVREMIPLLCIWVIMDSVQAVLSGVARGTGWQHIGAYVNLGAYYLLGVPVAVVLCFALNLRGKGLWIGILAGSTVQASLLALVTGLTNWQKQVFCYKMVDVIYVESSLILQTKHNFVENCRQAMQGRECWRGVSQPTMNRLEQAENRGKERR; encoded by the exons ATGGAAGAGGCATTGCTAGGtggaagagaggaagaaaaatggagggCAACGTGGAGTGCCTTTTGGGAGGAGCTAAAGATGGTGAGCTATATTGCGGTGCCGATGGTGGCGGTGATGGTGTCGCAGTACCTTTCGCAGGTCATATCGTTGATGATGGTTGGACACCTTGGGGAGCTTGCTCTTTCCGGGATTGCCATAGCTTCCTCCGTCACTAATGTCACTGGCTTCAGCTTTGTA TTTGGAATGGCTGGTGCACTGGAAACTCTATGTGGACAAGCTTATGGAGCACAACAATATCAAAAGCTTGGAACTTACACTAACTGTTCAATGGTTTCTATCATTCCAGTTTGTAATCCAATATGTTTTCTCTGGATATTCATGGACCAGCTGTTAGTATTGTTGGGTCAGGACTTTGAAGTTGCAATGGTAGCTTGCAGTTATTCAATCTGGCTTATACCTGGATTGTTTGCCTATCCATTTCTCCAGTCATTAATTCGCTATTTCCAGTGTCAGGGCTTGATCCCTCCCATGTTCTTGAGCTCTTGTGCAGCTCTATGTCTCCATATACCCGTCTGCTGGATTCTACTACACAAAACAAATCTAGGAATTATTGGGGCGCCTTTATCAACCGGATTATCTTTCTGGTTTAATGTAGTATTGCTTGGGATTTACATGAGATACTCTTCATCATGTGACAGGTCCCGTGCCCTCATCTTCAACGACATTTTCTTAAGCATCAAGGAGTTTTTTAGCTTTGCACTCCCTTCTGCTGTGATGGTTTG TCTTGAGTGGTGGTCATTTGAGGTACTTAAACTGCTATCAGGACTTTTACCAGATTCAGTGTTTGAGACATCAGTTCTTTCCATATG CCTTACAACCACTTCATTTCACTACCTCGTACCATATGGGATTAGTGCTGCTGCAAG CACTCGGGTCTCAAATGAACTAGGAGCTGGAAATCCACAAGCAGCTAGACTATCTGTAAGTGCGGCAATGGTACTTGCAGCGATAGAGCCAATCATGGTGGCAATTACTCTCTTTTGTTGCCGCTACGTTTATGGATACTTATTTAGCAACGAAAAGGAAGTTGTCAATTATGTTAGAGAAATGATTCCGCTACTTTGCATCTGGGTTATAATGGACAGCGTACAAGCAGTACTTTCTG GTGTTGCCAGAGGAACTGGGTGGCAGCACATCGGAGCCTATGTGAATCTTGGTGCATATTACCTTTTAGGAGTTCCAGTAGCTGTGGTGTTGTGTTTTGCTCTAAATTTGAGAGGGAAGGGGCTTTGGATTGGAATATTGGCAGGGTCTACGGTTCAAGCATCGCTCCTTGCTCTCGTTACTGGCTTAACAAATTGGCAAAAACAGGTTTTCTGTTATAAAATGGTCGATGTAATATATGTAGAGAGTAGCTTAATTCTGCAGACAAAGCATAACTTTGTTGAAAATTGCAGGCAAGCAATGCAAGGGAGAGAATGTTGGAGGGGAGTGTCCCAGCCAACAATGAATCGGCTTGAACAAGCAGAAAacagaggaaaggaaaggcgATGA
- the LOC18601982 gene encoding protein DETOXIFICATION 8 isoform X4, whose translation MAGALETLCGQAYGAQQYQKLGTYTNCSMVSIIPVCNPICFLWIFMDQLLVLLGQDFEVAMVACSYSIWLIPGLFAYPFLQSLIRYFQCQGLIPPMFLSSCAALCLHIPVCWILLHKTNLGIIGAPLSTGLSFWFNVVLLGIYMRYSSSCDRSRALIFNDIFLSIKEFFSFALPSAVMVCLEWWSFEVLKLLSGLLPDSVFETSVLSICLTTTSFHYLVPYGISAAASTRVSNELGAGNPQAARLSVSAAMVLAAIEPIMVAITLFCCRYVYGYLFSNEKEVVNYVREMIPLLCIWVIMDSVQAVLSGVARGTGWQHIGAYVNLGAYYLLGVPVAVVLCFALNLRGKGLWIGILAGSTVQASLLALVTGLTNWQKQVFCYKMVDVIYVESSLILQTKHNFVENCRQAMQGRECWRGVSQPTMNRLEQAENRGKERR comes from the exons ATGGCTGGTGCACTGGAAACTCTATGTGGACAAGCTTATGGAGCACAACAATATCAAAAGCTTGGAACTTACACTAACTGTTCAATGGTTTCTATCATTCCAGTTTGTAATCCAATATGTTTTCTCTGGATATTCATGGACCAGCTGTTAGTATTGTTGGGTCAGGACTTTGAAGTTGCAATGGTAGCTTGCAGTTATTCAATCTGGCTTATACCTGGATTGTTTGCCTATCCATTTCTCCAGTCATTAATTCGCTATTTCCAGTGTCAGGGCTTGATCCCTCCCATGTTCTTGAGCTCTTGTGCAGCTCTATGTCTCCATATACCCGTCTGCTGGATTCTACTACACAAAACAAATCTAGGAATTATTGGGGCGCCTTTATCAACCGGATTATCTTTCTGGTTTAATGTAGTATTGCTTGGGATTTACATGAGATACTCTTCATCATGTGACAGGTCCCGTGCCCTCATCTTCAACGACATTTTCTTAAGCATCAAGGAGTTTTTTAGCTTTGCACTCCCTTCTGCTGTGATGGTTTG TCTTGAGTGGTGGTCATTTGAGGTACTTAAACTGCTATCAGGACTTTTACCAGATTCAGTGTTTGAGACATCAGTTCTTTCCATATG CCTTACAACCACTTCATTTCACTACCTCGTACCATATGGGATTAGTGCTGCTGCAAG CACTCGGGTCTCAAATGAACTAGGAGCTGGAAATCCACAAGCAGCTAGACTATCTGTAAGTGCGGCAATGGTACTTGCAGCGATAGAGCCAATCATGGTGGCAATTACTCTCTTTTGTTGCCGCTACGTTTATGGATACTTATTTAGCAACGAAAAGGAAGTTGTCAATTATGTTAGAGAAATGATTCCGCTACTTTGCATCTGGGTTATAATGGACAGCGTACAAGCAGTACTTTCTG GTGTTGCCAGAGGAACTGGGTGGCAGCACATCGGAGCCTATGTGAATCTTGGTGCATATTACCTTTTAGGAGTTCCAGTAGCTGTGGTGTTGTGTTTTGCTCTAAATTTGAGAGGGAAGGGGCTTTGGATTGGAATATTGGCAGGGTCTACGGTTCAAGCATCGCTCCTTGCTCTCGTTACTGGCTTAACAAATTGGCAAAAACAGGTTTTCTGTTATAAAATGGTCGATGTAATATATGTAGAGAGTAGCTTAATTCTGCAGACAAAGCATAACTTTGTTGAAAATTGCAGGCAAGCAATGCAAGGGAGAGAATGTTGGAGGGGAGTGTCCCAGCCAACAATGAATCGGCTTGAACAAGCAGAAAacagaggaaaggaaaggcgATGA
- the LOC108661798 gene encoding leucine-rich repeat extensin-like protein 3, whose product MAFRRHPPHPSAPPPPPQDPFAPPPPPWDPFAPPPPPPHVYGAPPPPPPPRPEYYAPPPPPPHHHHPPAGPPPPPPPHAFPPPPGPPGPPPPPYFDSYRPPPPWNGPPPPY is encoded by the coding sequence ATGGCATTCCGTAGGCACCCACCACACCCTTCTGCACCGCCGCCGCCTCCACAAGACCCTTTTGCACCACCACCTCCCCCATGGGACCCTTTtgcaccaccaccaccaccaccacacGTGTATGGTGCACCGCCACCACCTCCGCCACCTCGTCCTGAGTACTATGCGccacctcctccaccaccacATCACCATCATCCACCAGCTGgtccaccaccaccaccgcCTCCTCATGCTTTTCCACCACCTCCCGGCCCTCCTGGACCCCCTCCACCACCATATTTTGATTCATATAGACCACCTCCGCCTTGGAATGGCCCTCCTCCACCATACTAG